The DNA window aaataataatgtgtgcgtgtgcgtgtgtattaATGCGGATTGTGCGATCGTTATTTTTCTACGTCTACATCCGCGTAGGGTCGGTAGGGCGGAGGAAAGGGACGTGCGGGGAGACCAGATGCGCGCGGGTCACGAGGGACAACGACGTGGAAGCGGTAGGTCGTTGTTGTCAGCACTTTAGACAGGAAGTCGACGTGTGGGTGGGGATGATGAGCGTCGAAATTCGGGGCAGAGGGAGAACGCCGTTCTCGCTGGTCGAGAACGTGTGAGAGCGTCTCTCGTAAAAGACCAAGAACGGACGTAATAGACAAGAACAAAGGCTGTTGTTCAGGCACAGATGTTGCTTACTTAGTAACGTAACAGTCCTGATACAATTGAATACGATTGGTACGATTTTACGAGTGCTCGGGGATTTATTAAGCATCATTGTTACATAGATCTAGATCTCTCGTGCCGCGTAAATATGTATGGAgaatatatgagaatatatatatatatatatatatatatatatatatatatatatatatatatatgacagaatatgaaatatataattacgtgcatttttgatttataaaatcggatatttaatttttttctaaattatagacACGCGCGATGATTGTATAAAATCTTgacgcattttatatttttatatttctatccaTATTCTCTCACTCTTGGGCTGTTCTCTCACCTACCGAATCCAGCCTATAATGACAATGACGAGACTAATGACGCAGATGACAACGTCCATGATTGGAACATCGAGAGGCAGTGATGTCGTTGTAGATAAaatctgatataaaattttgaaaatagcgtgacaagtaaaatattcattattttatcaaaaagacATTACAAACCATGAATAGGATCTGTCATGGGGAAGTTATTCTACAAAATAATTCGCGCGTTATCGCCGAGCTTTTGCTGTGCGACAAAGCTTTGTCTGATATTAAAATCGTGTATTTGATCGTTACcttttctacatttatttgcaattcacGAATTTCGAAAATCGCGAGTTACTCGACATTTTTACATTGGCcacttaaaaattctaaatctaAGATCGCTTAAAATGTATACTgctaagattaaatatattgtgtgaaaaatatattctaaagcaaatatatgtatatatatacatatatatatatatattgaaaaaaatttatctctatatatatgaaagtaaAACGTAAGAAGAACACACATATTTCTAATtctaaactaaaaatatattagcgcTTCAAAATTGCGTTTCGCTACGTCGCTTTGTCAGACACACGAGGCtgaaagtattttttacatcGCACAAAAACAATTCTTCACGACGGCGATGTGTATAATCCGAGACATTAATATGCCGTCCGTATTTGCAAAGAGAccctatgatttttttttctctcgcgattcatcgatttgtaataaaatagtcgaaCTACAGTATTAACCATGTAAAGCGAAAAGAGATGTgcgtttcttaaatattatatagagaaaTCTAATCAGGCTGGCACGCACTAACGCTTCCGATTGCAAGCTGCAAGCGCAGCTGCCTGCCTGCGTCTCATTCGAGAATCGAGATCATTCTCCGTTGCATTTcacgcaattattattatcgatcttctctccctcccccctcggCGTTTTTCCGAACCCATCGCTCACGTCTCGCGCGCCATCGACGTTGTCCCTCGACGAATCGCGGCGTCTTGAAagcgcgacgacgacgatgacaaaTCGTGGATGAAAACGACCTTGCATCACAGCATAATCGTCGATCGTtccaaaatatatcgaaaaagtATGTaacacaagaaatatatatccgaAAAGTTTCGTCCGGCTCACTCTGTCCCGTACCTCCGAGACCCCTTCCCCGCCCTCCGCCCCGTCATCGATTTGGCCTCCTCTCCCGTGTTGTATAATACAAGTGcaaataattcgatataatataatcaaatcgcTTGTActcacaatataataaatattttcgacatTACGTTCGCGAGTCGGCTATGTATTAGGCAATCGTGTATATAAATCGATACGGAAATGATAAATGGGTGACGCGAAAACTTTATGGCCTGTCgcgtacaaatatttttacatcgaaCCGACAAAAATATTGGTTAACGTAAAATAACGTTACGTAATACcgtaaatttaaatctccTCTCATAGAGAAATCGTCTCTAGAGAAATCTCGATTGTCTCTTTGCAGAGACGTTAAAGAGAAATTGGAAAAGGGCGGATGATCGGTGATAAATGTCACTTGTCTCTATCGAATGTTTATAGGACATAAGCGCATCCGCCGATGAAACGTTTAACGTTTCGTTAAGCCCCTGTGTAATGTCTCGCGAAGCTTATTCCGAGATTAATTGGCACTTGTGTAACGTGCTCGCGTTCCGATGTAGATTTGTATGCGCAGGACAGGCTTTTAAACGAGCGACGGACAGTCCAACGAATGTGGCCGCAATCTTCGTGAAACGCCTCCTCGACGATTTGCATCGTCGTTCTTCCCCGATTGGAGGCGGCTGACGAAGAGACGGTGCGGCTAAAGGCGAACTTGCCTGATGGGTTTTCGCTTTTCACGATCGTCTCGAATGAGTCATGCaaagtgaagaaaaaaaaaaaacacgaatcACGCAAGCTATGATGAAGAGAGTAGAGGCAGTCTCTATTTCTGTGCTTCGGATAGTCTGCGATAGATTTGGCGTAAACGATGATTTAATGAAATGTCAAACAACTTGTTGgataatatctcaaataaCGTTTAGAGTGTTGAAAAGTTTCGTTTCACGTGGAACATGAATTCACATGATTATCGTTATAATTAActtgcgatataaaataatgatgattttAAATCAGAGAGATcgtggattatatatatatatatatatttttgggaTCGGAGAGCGTAAACAGTTCGTTGCTGATgatacatctatatataaaaaatcggtTACGCAACGGATTCACTTTGAAAGATTTGCTCGAGATGATCTTAAAATGCGGACTATCTGCTTTAAAAGTAGGCTAAAGTAGTGTCTCGGCAAATGCGTCGATTCGTCGAAGGATGGAATGTTATAAAGCGCGCGCTCGCGCGTTTAATCACGACTTCCCCAATAATTCGATCGCAACGTGTCCTCATCGACGTTGAGATTAACATTCCGTCCGTGACATCGAATCGAAGAGGACTGCGAGGGGACCATATCTTTATGTAAGATGAGAAAATGTCCGTCGAAAAAGAGATTGCGTCGTAATACGCGAATGCTGTGTCGAAGAgcgtgcaaatatttttcagaatttttaaaaatgtctcgcgcttcaataaataattaaattacataattatatacattatatcacatatatatccaCCATTACGAAATGACGATTTAGTAATCATCTTCTTCGTTTTATCGTCACTAacaagagaggaagagaaatagagaaaaaaaaaagagatgtattttttttgttaaatataccttagttgtttttttattaaaaaggcaGTCCTTTCGCCGTCCTCCCGCATTTCTATCTCTGAAATGTATATTACACGAGAGTTGCTGGAAGAGCGAGAGGGAGAGTTGCTTGAGAATTGTTTGGCGATATCGCGGAAGGGAAGCTTCACGTGGGAAAAAAACGCCGTTTGATCAATAATATCGTAACGACAAGGACGACAATAACGacaacgatgacgacgatgacgatgacgacgacgatgtgACGACGACAACGAAGAAGATGTCGGTAGGGGGAGGGGGATGAAAGAGTGTGCGTGGTGTGCTTCGTTgagttttgttaattttttccaaagtgtacattaaaaatatcagcTTTTACGCGATGACAGCGCTGTaagatataacaaaacaaaaaaataaataaatagggCTTTCCTTCGTTAAGCGAGGTAAGACGAGATTTAACGTACTTTCTCCGAGGACGATACTGCCGTTACgtattgtataaaagaaaaactaagtTAACTAATCGTAAATgcacgaaaaattttcttaaacggATAGCAACAAAAAAAAGGGCTTTGTAGTGTCTCGATACTCTCGAATCATTAATCCTACGTCgtgagataataaataataatattaataaaattaaaaaaaaaaatgaaataaataattatgaaacaaaaatcCTAGAGCTGGGCTAATGCATTGTAAAGTGTCAAGCTACGGAGCCTGTCGGCCAGTATAAATGAACAAGCAACTGCCATGGGTCATCAAGCTAGGTAGAAACGTGCTAAGAATCCAATTTTAACAAGCTAGCTGTCGAAACATAAAAAACGCGCGAAGGATcgtccattaaaaaaaaaatctgcgtatgtatgttgtgtgtgtgtgtgtgtgtgtgtgcgtgctcGCGCGTGTTTGTGCGGACACGCGGACCGaatgacgcgcgcgcgcgcaagacGAGACACGCGAGGAAAATGCGAGAACACAGAGAAGCTCCTCCGTTAAGAATATGACATTCATTACTACttaacagaataaaaaaataacaagagaaaatatgggttatttgcacaatattataaataattactatatttactacgattattaaattaaagagcaAATAATAagaggatgaaaaaaaaaaactgttgttaaataattaatacacaaaAAGAAAGGGAGCGAAATAAAgagagtaataaataataaaacgatttaAGCTAACGATCGATATTGGGTCAAAACGGAAAGCGACGAAGATGATGGAGAGAAGATACGATGAATGTAGAATAGAAAGAAGAGGGATAAGAAGAGAgatggaaagaaaaaggagGAGGATACGATTCGTTTGTTATCGATTAGTTAACGATCCTTACACATTATAttactgtaattatataaagtaaacgattattatcataatagtTACAATTAACAAGTTGTTACCGCtttgttatacataatataaattaataataagattaaaaaaaaaaaaaagaaagagcgaaTGCATCGTTGATTCGTCCTTTACTTATGTAGATATACTAAAATATCGATCGACTCTATTGTTTTCAATGTCTTCACCGTATCTCTTCGTTTGCTACCCGATTTTTCATTTCGTTGTCGAAGATTCGGTATTGTCGGCTTACCTCGCCCGGCCACAATATACACACGTTTTACagagatattttcaataaacgaAAAAGCTTAACACTCACACAGCAGTTGTACTCTTTTGTTCACTCTCTATTTTGTCCCTAAAGagatttctttcattatcgGTTTGAGTGATTGTGACAATGACAATATTTGTCTGTGCTATAAACATATCTTTTATCATCTAAAGATCTTGTTGattatttcagatatatttaataatctttaaagattgaaaaacaAGATATTTGATTGATGAAATGTACATAGACTTATGTGACTTAACGTATGATATTGATACCGTGTGAtcttttatcaatcttttaagatactcatttttataataacaagttatatatagaatgtttaattataaacataaaagatataaatcgtgttacttttaaaaacagattatattcatcaaattataaaaaaatgtgttattattataaattagtattataataattttagtaattattataaataataattatacacgtGCTGAATgggaaatataaagaaatatacattttaaatttaattttcccaAGATGTATCACTTgcgatttacatttttttgtaacacatttaaatattgtcaCTCGCGTAAAATCCTATcagatcaaaataataatagatttcgAGCGCAAAGACTTATGTTTAAAAGAAAGGAGAGTAAAGATTATAGACAGAATTTtcgttctttaaaaaaatcaaaagagaAGGAGATTCCGTTCTTATTTCGTCTGCCTGTTTACCTGGGATCTCACCTGGGGTTCGATCTATTCTTGCTACGGTGTGTCTAAACGATGATGGTGGGGATGCGCTATACACGTGACACATGACGCGACGCTATCAGATTAACAGAAGTCCACGCAGTCAGTGCGTTAGTCACATAAAACGCGTGGTAGCGCGTGGGTGCTCGTGCAAAGATTTTACGCGGAGATCGCGCGAGCATGGGTGGGGTTCGGAGAACGAATCACTGCCCCGCTTATTCTTTCCTCGCGTCTCGTAAGTCCGACACCAGCAGCAGCCGTCGTGCCTTTTACGCGCGGCGGCCTCGCGTACACGACGTTCGACAAGCAATGGTCGTTTTGCCTCGTGCCATTCGTGCCGAGCGTCGAATATATACCTCCGTGACGGACCCGTGCAAGAAGGATGGCTGTTTCGAGGTCACTCTGGCCTCCTTCTCGCTGAGAGAGCTGTCGAATCAGTGAAACTGGAGCAGCGAGAGGAGACGTCGCGCGGCGGATCTGGACGAGTTATTACGCGCGACAATCGAGCTGTCAAGACTGTCCGCGAGAaaggcgagagaaagagaaagagagagggacgaGAACGCGAGGAGCTGATGTGCGATTGCGTCGCTATTGTGTTTATCGGCAAGCTGGGCGACGTGTACTGACCTCACTTTTAATGTGCTGGCTGCACTCGCAGCTGCAACGTCGCCCGAATCTTCTCAATGATTATATATCTGATATGATGTGGTGACTCATTATTCGCGACTTGGACCGGATAGAGGAGAGAAATCGCAGATTTCGACATCAGAGGTTAGTGCACAGCAAGGTATAGTAGCGTATTTATAATCGAGTGAATTTTATCAAGAGGTTTTGACGTTTTCTAAGAATGTCGTCGAGTGAGTATATTTATGAACAGACATTCAACTGAAaagaatgtttaatataatgagaaacagcagtatgtatatatatatgtatatatattgagagaaagaaaatgtggttattaatatttaatgaacacctgttttttgaatatatgagagaatatttaatatataatttcatatatattttttatttctatatcctttttgtaaaatagtttgtattttttttcttgattcatttaataaatatttaatttatttaataaattttaagatcaaTATATGTAGTGTTTCTGTTTTCAAAACaacattattagaattatatttcctcTTTCTCACTGTAACATGATATtacatattcaaatttttgcagGTATTTTAACTTTGAAGGAACTTGCTGATATTTGTAATGGAGAAAAAGAGGCTGCGCAAGAATGATATATTGAGAATGGATGGTCTTTTGCCTCCAACTCGGCGTTTGCCAGTTTGTGACGCAGTATCCAGTGCATCGGATaagaaaaaggataaaaaatggTCGATAGGTGGTATTCTGCGTCGAATATCCTCAATAAAAGATTATGATAGTTCCTCTAATGAAGAAGAGATTGTATATTGCAACAGGACACCGAGAAAGCCCACCAATCTCAGCAGGCAACCCAATGGTGTTGTTCTTCATTCaatagagaataatataaagcaGAAGATGACAGTTGAAAATAACGTCCGCAACTCGACAGATTTGCATCGAGATTCGTTGCATTCGCGTAGTAGCGACGGTTCATTAGACGGTTTAGGAAAGAAGACTCGAAAGCACAAATTAAAAGCTCGTGCCGAAGCCAAGAGAGATTATTTATGCGTCGAAAGCAGTTCCGACGACGATTGTCGGATATCCAATAATTCGTTGAACAGAATTCACGGCATGGACGGTGTGCAAAATGGCCAAAGGAATAATATGTGCAATAGGAAAACGCGTGCTGCTCGAACGGAGCGTTACATTAAGCGCTTATCTCGAGACGAGGGCAACGGCACTTGTGATAGTTTAAAtgatctatataataaaaggtGTTCCTCGGAACATGTTGAAGATAAGCAGCGCGCTGTTTACGCTGACACAAACGGATTGTGTCGTCCGCCTATACATCCGCGCCGATTCAGCGCGTATTCGAATTCGAATTCGAATCGGAAATTTCCAATTCAGAGATCCTCCGCGGACAGTCTGCGAGATGCGTACGACGCGGGTTTGCCGAACCCAAACGAAGTTTTCAGCGATTACAGGAGATATTCTACAGGACAATACATCAAAGATTTGAATCAGAATAACGCTTATGGAAAGATTTCGCGGCATATCAGCGGGGATGCGGACAATCGTCAAGCTGGAAACTTCTTTACGTATCCCGCGAAGAATGCGTGTCATTATTCGGAACCGTTTGATTACATTATCGATCATCGATCGGTTGATCCGGTTCAACCGCCCGTTCCACCGCCGAGAGATCCCCGATACCGCGTATTTGGTTATGGGTATAATTCCTATCCGACGAACAGACATCAGAGTGTGCCAAATTCTTTTaagcaagaaaataataagactAATGTCATGAAAGAGATTTTGAGACCTGATTGGGGAAATTTTGGATCGTATGGATCAAACAACGAGCTCGCTTGGTGCGATAAAATGGAGCATGAGATGGAAAATTCGTCAAATCCTAGAACAGAGTTCCGTAATTCGCTGGAGtgcataaacaataaatataactgcAGTCGTCACCGGACAGATGAGTCGATTTACGAGGAAAGCGAGGCAATGAGATGTCGACGCAGAAACACTCGCAACGATCAACTCAATTGCAATGACGCGAATTACGGCGCGTACAAGGCCAAGAATAAATCAGTGAACATCTGTGAATCAAATAAACGCGAAACAATTTCATCGCACGCGTCTGCCGCATCATCCGATTGGTCATCTGGAAGATCTCCTTGCGAACAGCGTATTTCACGTTCCATCACACCGTGCAACGTCGATAATCGTTCTGAGAACAGccaaaaaaaagacaataaagGAACACCGACACCGACCGAGGAAGACCTGGAGAACAGAAGAAGAAGTTCAAAGAATCTCGAGGAAGCTTTATCCGAATTAGAAGCGATATACAACAGCCTTCGTCTCGGCGATGAAGATCTGCTGGATCGTGCGGAACGCCGAAGCATGGAAGAGTTCAATCTCAAGCAAGCTAAAAATGAGCTTGATGCTGTGATCGTGATTGCTCCGGACTCGCCGGATAGGTCGAAGGATGACATGGCCTATCGAAGGATGCATCCCAAGAAGAGGCCCACGTCGTTATCGGATATCGCGGGACAATCTACTCTATCCAATATCAGCTACCTCATCGCTTCGCCCGTCCTTTCGCGACGAGATTCAGCGAACGATCTCACGCGTTTACCATCGACCCATCCATCCCGTCGGGACGAACCGGACGTTACACGTGATGACGTTGTCTTCCGCAGCATAAATCACGCTAACAACACTCTAAGAGTAATCGATCCGCAGCCACCGTTTGGTATACCACTCGGACCGGTTACTACGGCGACCGAGAGCAATTACTTGCACACGACACCGACAAAACCGGAACAGCCGCGCTCGCCGTATATACCGCAATGCGAGCCCGATGTAGTCACGGATGACTTGGCTTACAGAGCTCTCAGGAAGGACGCTGGCGCGACGCGGAACGTTGTCCTTGCGGAGAGCAGAATCGACGTCTCGAAGGAGCAGCCGCAAGCCGGCATTAAGAAGAAACGCGCTGTCAGATCTTTGTCGGCCAATCTTTATGGATTGATTAACCATGATCGAATTCATTTGCGACGTGAGCCCAGCCTCGACACCATCAGGGACGAAATACAGAATGTTGCAGCGAACGATTTGGCCGCAATGTACGAGCGACCGGAATATCTCAGACGCGTCGTAAGCGATGGCGAGCTATCCGATAACGACGCAGTGCGTAGGCGAAAGGGGCCAGCCGCTATTACAGACGAGACCGACATTAACGGCAATCATCCAGCGATGAACGCGTACCGGAAGAAGCTATGCGTCTCACCGAGAGCGGCAACGCAGGCAAGTCCtaagaaggagaaggaggCAAATATCGCGGAGCTGTCCGATGCCATGCTGTCTTCGACAACATTGGATGATAAATTTTGGCACGAATACTTAGGCTCGGATTCCAACGTCTCGATGCCCGAGAGCGGTCGCGGCACGGAAACGGTCTTTACCGCGTATAGTCGCCTCTGCCAAGATCtagttaatttgataaaaagcgACAATGGTGACACGGCGCCGCCAATCGAGTCATCGAACGATTCTGCCGTCATGCCAACAGATAAGTCGAATGACTTCGACGTCGAGTTCGGGGTCGACGAACCCTCAATGAGCATCTCTATACGTTCTGTAAGTAGCCATTACCCAGGGCATACCGCGCGTGCCAACAACGAGCAGAACATTGAGAATCCGACCGCATTCTCGATTACGAATTCCGCATCGGAAACGACGCCAACAGCCAGCAACCTTGATTTCTATCTTTGCGCGGCGGACGAAAATGTTAAGTTAATTGCGGCGGAGGCTTTCGGCAGTTCGGTCGACCGCCTACGCGACAATCGTCTGTCCGTCCGCAAGAATTCCTGGACGTCACGCAGCTCCGAGGTCGAGAACCAAAGTGGCAGCGCACGCAGCTCTACTCTATACAGTCAAGACGACGATCGGCTCGTCGCGTCCTCGAGACTCGAGGAGATAACTACTCGCGTATCTTCGAAACGCGATTCATCGACGAGCGACGACGGAGACCAAGGCAGCGCCGGCCGCTTCGAGAGCCTTTCCACTGCCGACGCGGAATTATCCAGGGCCGTCCGCGATCTGGAACTAGCCGCGGCCAGTCTGTGCGAGCACGGACGAGAGATAGAGAACCTTGGGAAAAGGGGACGCGGGGAGAAGACCGATGTCCACATGACGCCCATCACTGCCGCGTCCACCAAGGACGTGGACAGTCCGATTCGTAAGATTAATCTGATCGCCGATGCCCTGAGGCAGGAACGGGAACGCGATCAGGAGGAGATCACCGTGATATCGCCTAACGGAATCGAGACGATGCGTAGCGATGAGCGAGACGAAGGTGAGCGCACATCGTGCGAGCTTGATGATCGTGCAGAATCGAGCAAAGACGCACGAGCCGCGAATGTTTCCCGTGTCACTAACATCATAACAGTCACGGTAACGACGTATCCCATGCTCCTGCTCGCTTGTCTCCTTGCATTGCTTTTAGCGATTGTAGCAGCATTGTGAAGGCATACGGAACCACGTATTTATAAATCGTGTATATGATTTGCGATGTGCTGAACGTCATCGATGATAACGTCATCTATTAATCCTGTGTTTATCTGCAAATGTCCTTACTAATGTCGCAGGTCTCCAGGCGTTCGTTCGCCCGCAATGATCCTCGATCGCATTGAAACGTGCTCGCTCGAACTGACGGTCGACAATGGTAGTACGACACGAGAGAGACGGGGCAGAcgatctattttttttgtatgataataaaaaaaaaaaaaagaaagagcgagagctGCAGTTTCTCTGCGGGCTTTAAGACACATCGATTTGTTGTTATTGCTCTTGTTATTGTTGTtggttttaataaagtttaaatgttAATCACACGTGCCAGGATAATTTTGCGCCATATATAAACACCTGTTTTACGACGCATTTATTTACTCCGATCTttctattaattgatattgttttaatatacaacTGCTTTCGTTATtagatgtaatattttcttcatataaaatgcataaaagtttaaagaaaGATTGAATTAGgcgatttcaattttattttatttttattttacgaacgatttattatatagacctctctctctttccctatTGCTACAAGTGcacgaaatttatattgtgtacctatataaacaataatttaaaaaaaagattacatttttttgcgatttgaatatatttatttaatttttttatgattatatacgcgaatgtgtttttaattaataattttcgaaaatatgtgtatgtatgttggattttaattaatttttaacatttttaataattttaattaaatcttaattaatttttaattaacatttaattccCTACAAGTatctataaacaattatttaaaaaataacagttacgcttttttttcacgattcgaatgcattttatctttttatgattatatagtacgcaaaaatatttttaatttataaaattttcataaatatgtgtgttgaattttacttaatttttaatattcaatcgCCTACACAAGAATATAGgacgcaatatttatataataatgagttCATTTATACGTCACCGGTTATCCATAAACGAGGGTTTAGATACATCCgttgttttaaaaatgatcaatCAAAAACATTCTATTCTTCAGAGGAAGAGCTGATTAAccagatattattaaatttgattaaggGTGACTTGTAAATGTAATCAATAATACGGCAAAAATAAGTAtagtcaataaatatataaggcAAGTTAAATCGACGCATGATAAATTATCGCATCGTCGATAAATTTACTCTCTCCATATTTAAACTCACCTGATAACACAGCCATTCAAACTTGAAAGCGCTGATCGTTCGTTATCGAGGTCAGGGAAAATGCCGGTCTATCGATTTTTACGAATCTTCATTGCGTTCGGCATCCGCATAATTTCTCGCTACGAAGAGACACAAATACGTAGAACGCGAcgctattaaattataataagacatatatatatatttacatacgcACAAAACGATATTATACGCGTGTCTTACCGCCGGTGCGTTGCGCCGGTCGTGCGGCGCTTTAAAGTTAGCCGCATGCAACGTTCGAGTTTCGAGTTATCGATCGCGCGGCCCGCTGGCGTGACGTCACCGAGGATCACGCCACATCCCCGCCCGCGCCAACTCGCCGTCCGATTGGTCCACGCGCCAGGCCGGCTGTCTATATCGAGAGCCGCGCACCGGCTGCCCCCGAGAGTCGAATCCGTACATCGGGCTCGAGTATACGACGTGTGATGCAACGTGACACATAGTGAGAGTTTCATCTGACAACGTATACGCGAATAATAAACTGCATGAATGACGCGACGAATTGAAAGCGAACAGTTTACAAAGTGAGCGCCGtcctttaaacaaatataaaggtACGTAAGAGGTccttcccccttccccctccaTTTTGAACAATAATAACGCGCGTAGAGGGATTGCGATTTGTTACGATCATCGTTTTGCGCGATGTTGACGTGATTTCACTTGATGTGTGTGGTCTTAATTCGTCTACTAACGAGATATTAAGCGCGATACTCTCCGGAAAGATTCGTACACGCTTTCGCGAAAGAATAAGAGGAGATTTCGATTTAGAGAGATTGCTATTTGCTCTATCGATGCGCGCACAAGATATCGTGTATGGAATgcgtgaaaaaaagagaatcttatatatttacacggTATTCGCGTATATGTAAACATAGATATTATTgtggatttatttat is part of the Cataglyphis hispanica isolate Lineage 1 chromosome 18, ULB_Chis1_1.0, whole genome shotgun sequence genome and encodes:
- the LOC126856227 gene encoding uncharacterized protein LOC126856227 isoform X2, coding for MEKKRLRKNDILRMDGLLPPTRRLPVCDAVSSASDKKKDKKWSIGGILRRISSIKDYDSSSNEEEIVYCNRTPRKPTNLSRQPNGVVLHSIENNIKQKMTVENNVRNSTDLHRDSLHSRSSDGSLDGLGKKTRKHKLKARAEAKRDYLCVESSSDDDCRISNNSLNRIHGMDGVQNGQRNNMCNRKTRAARTERYIKRLSRDEGNGTCDSLNDLYNKRCSSEHVEDKQRAVYADTNGLCRPPIHPRRFSAYSNSNSNRKFPIQRSSADSLRDAYDAGLPNPNEVFSDYRRYSTGQYIKDLNQNNAYGKISRHISGDADNRQAGNFFTYPAKNACHYSEPFDYIIDHRSVDPVQPPVPPPRDPRYRVFGYGYNSYPTNRHQSVPNSFKQENNKTNVMKEILRPDWGNFGSYGSNNELAWCDKMEHEMENSSNPRTEFRNSLECINNKYNCSRHRTDESIYEESEAMRCRRRNTRNDQLNCNDANYGAYKAKNKSVNICESNKRETISSHASAASSDWSSGRSPCEQRISRSITPCNVDNRSENSQKKDNKGTPTPTEEDLENRRRSSKNLEEALSELEAIYNSLRLGDEDLLDRAERRSMEEFNLKQAKNELDAVIVIAPDSPDRSKDDMAYRRMHPKKRPTSLSDIAGQSTLSNISYLIASPVLSRRDSANDLTRLPSTHPSRRDEPDVTRDDVVFRSINHANNTLRVIDPQPPFGIPLGPVTTATESNYLHTTPTKPEQPRSPYIPQCEPDVVTDDLAYRALRKDAGATRNVVLAESRIDVSKEQPQAGIKKKRAVRSLSANLYGLINHDRIHLRREPSLDTIRDEIQNVAANDLAAMYERPEYLRRVVSDGELSDNDAVRRRKGPAAITDETDINGNHPAMNAYRKKLCVSPRAATQASPKKEKEANIAELSDAMLSSTTLDDKFWHEYLGSDSNVSMPESGRGTETVFTAYSRLCQDLVNLIKSDNGDTAPPIESSNDSAVMPTDKSNDFDVEFGVDEPSMSISIRSVSSHYPGHTARANNEQNIENPTAFSITNSASETTPTASNLDFYLCAADENVKLIAAEAFGSSVDRLRDNRLSVRKNSWTSRSSEVENQSGSARSSTLYSQDDDRLVASSRLEEITTRVSSKRDSSTSDDGDQGSAGRFESLSTADAELSRAVRDLELAAASLCEHGREIENLGKRGRGEKTDVHMTPITAASTKDVDSPIRKINLIADALRQERERDQEEITVISPNGIETMRSDERDEVCRLIRITERGIQAIKSVDLGIKGDRI
- the LOC126856227 gene encoding uncharacterized protein LOC126856227 isoform X3, with the translated sequence MEKKRLRKNDILRMDGLLPPTRRLPVCDAVSSASDKKKDKKWSIGGILRRISSIKDYDSSSNEEEIVYCNRTPRKPTNLSRQPNGVVLHSIENNIKQKMTVENNVRNSTDLHRDSLHSRSSDGSLDGLGKKTRKHKLKARAEAKRDYLCVESSSDDDCRISNNSLNRIHGMDGVQNGQRNNMCNRKTRAARTERYIKRLSRDEGNGTCDSLNDLYNKRCSSEHVEDKQRAVYADTNGLCRPPIHPRRFSAYSNSNSNRKFPIQRSSADSLRDAYDAGLPNPNEVFSDYRRYSTGQYIKDLNQNNAYGKISRHISGDADNRQAGNFFTYPAKNACHYSEPFDYIIDHRSVDPVQPPVPPPRDPRYRVFGYGYNSYPTNRHQSVPNSFKQENNKTNVMKEILRPDWGNFGSYGSNNELAWCDKMEHEMENSSNPRTEFRNSLECINNKYNCSRHRTDESIYEESEAMRCRRRNTRNDQLNCNDANYGAYKAKNKSVNICESNKRETISSHASAASSDWSSGRSPCEQRISRSITPCNVDNRSENSQKKDNKGTPTPTEEDLENRRRSSKNLEEALSELEAIYNSLRLGDEDLLDRAERRSMEEFNLKQAKNELDAVIVIAPDSPDRSKDDMAYRRMHPKKRPTSLSDIAGQSTLSNISYLIASPVLSRRDSANDLTRLPSTHPSRRDEPDVTRDDVVFRSINHANNTLRVIDPQPPFGIPLGPVTTATESNYLHTTPTKPEQPRSPYIPQCEPDVVTDDLAYRALRKDAGATRNVVLAESRIDVSKEQPQAGIKKKRAVRSLSANLYGLINHDRIHLRREPSLDTIRDEIQNVAANDLAAMYERPEYLRRVVSDGELSDNDAVRRRKGPAAITDETDINGNHPAMNAYRKKLCVSPRAATQASPKKEKEANIAELSDAMLSSTTLDDKFWHEYLGSDSNVSMPESGRGTETVFTAYSRLCQDLVNLIKSDNGDTAPPIESSNDSAVMPTDKSNDFDVEFGVDEPSMSISIRSVSSHYPGHTARANNEQNIENPTAFSITNSASETTPTASNLDFYLCAADENVKLIAAEAFGSSVDRLRDNRLSVRKNSWTSRSSEVENQSGSARSSTLYSQDDDRLVASSRLEEITTRVSSKRDSSTSDDGDQGSAGRFESLSTADAELSRAVRDLELAAASLCEHGREIENLGKRGRGEKTDVHMTPITAASTKDVDSPIRKINLIADALRQERERDQEEITVISPNGIETMRSDERDEGKWKASGSAARSTRSRLYRMCTTC